One segment of Dromaius novaehollandiae isolate bDroNov1 chromosome Z, bDroNov1.hap1, whole genome shotgun sequence DNA contains the following:
- the LOC135324677 gene encoding large ribosomal subunit protein eL37, with protein sequence MTKGTSSFGKRRNKTHTLCRRCGSKAYHLQKSTCGKCGYPAKRKRKYNWSAKAKRRNTTGTGRMRHLKKVYRRFRNGFREGTTPKPKRAAVAASSSS encoded by the exons ATG ACGAAGGGTACTTCGTCATTTGGTAAGAGGCGAAACAAGACACACACCTTGTGTCGTCGATGTGGGTCCAAGGCGTACCATCTCCAGAAATCTACCTGTGGGAAATGTGGTTACCCTGCTAAGCGTAAGAGAAAGT ATAACTGGAGTGCAAAGGCTAAAAGACGCAACACCACTGGTACGGGTCGCATGAGGCACCTGAAAAAGGTCTACCGTCGATTCAG GAATGGATTCCGTGAGGGAACCACACCAAAGCCCAAGAGAGCAGCTGTTGCAGCCTCCAGTTCATCGTAA